One segment of Deltaproteobacteria bacterium DNA contains the following:
- a CDS encoding alpha-ribazole phosphatase family protein — MRLILIRHTRPAVGDNLCYGVTDVDVAPTFEQEAARVVASLPAVERLVTSPLRRCTRLAERIGAARGLVPAVDERLREMDFGRWEGLSWEAVERVELDAWAADFFHARPHGGESVRMVVERVGAALADIGRSGVAHALVTHGGIIKVARAFVGDADAWTERVDFGAMVEMETLVDLDMVRFNSGDRGSWN, encoded by the coding sequence ATGCGCCTGATTCTCATTCGTCATACCCGGCCCGCGGTCGGTGACAACCTGTGTTACGGCGTCACGGACGTGGACGTGGCGCCGACGTTCGAGCAGGAGGCGGCGCGCGTGGTGGCGAGCCTGCCGGCGGTGGAACGGTTGGTGACCAGCCCGTTGCGGCGCTGTACGCGGTTGGCGGAGCGGATCGGCGCCGCGCGCGGTCTCGTTCCGGCGGTGGACGAGAGGCTTCGGGAAATGGATTTCGGCCGCTGGGAAGGGCTGTCGTGGGAGGCCGTCGAACGGGTCGAACTGGATGCCTGGGCGGCGGATTTTTTTCACGCCCGGCCCCATGGGGGCGAGAGTGTGCGGATGGTGGTCGAACGGGTCGGCGCGGCGCTGGCGGACATCGGGCGCAGCGGCGTGGCGCATGCGCTCGTGACCCATGGTGGCATCATCAAGGTGGCGCGCGCGTTCGTGGGCGATGCGGACGCATGGACGGAACGGGTGGATTTCGGCGCCATGGTGGAGATGGAGACTCTGGTG
- the cobS gene encoding adenosylcobinamide-GDP ribazoletransferase, whose protein sequence is MREQWAVFLMAVQFLTRVPVSSADLFTEARLAAAVRYYPLVGVLVGAVAGAVFWLAHLVFPITLAVVLATVASLWVTGAFHEDGFADACDGLGGGATREQALEIMRDSRLGTYGASGLGLLLAIKILALAAAPAVVIPWLLVAAHAASGASAVIAIATGRYAREAGAAKPVADGVASVGLALALATGAAAVAPSWHLASPVAMLAALAGLVLGHLVMRGLYERKLGGYTGDCLGAVQQTSEVGYYLGAVAVL, encoded by the coding sequence GTGCGTGAACAATGGGCGGTGTTCCTTATGGCGGTCCAGTTTCTCACGCGAGTTCCGGTGTCGTCGGCCGATCTCTTCACGGAGGCGCGCCTTGCGGCCGCCGTGCGATACTATCCGCTGGTGGGCGTCTTGGTGGGCGCGGTCGCGGGCGCGGTATTCTGGCTCGCGCACCTCGTCTTTCCGATCACCCTGGCGGTCGTGCTTGCCACCGTAGCGTCGCTGTGGGTCACCGGCGCGTTCCATGAGGACGGATTCGCCGACGCCTGCGACGGGCTTGGCGGCGGCGCCACGCGCGAGCAGGCGCTGGAGATCATGCGTGACAGCCGCCTCGGCACCTACGGCGCGTCCGGCCTCGGCCTGTTGCTGGCCATCAAGATACTGGCCCTGGCGGCGGCGCCGGCGGTGGTGATCCCGTGGCTCCTGGTGGCGGCCCACGCCGCGAGCGGCGCCTCGGCCGTGATTGCCATTGCGACGGGCCGGTACGCGAGGGAGGCCGGCGCGGCCAAGCCGGTGGCGGACGGCGTGGCTTCCGTGGGCCTGGCGCTGGCGCTGGCCACCGGGGCCGCGGCTGTGGCGCCGTCGTGGCATCTGGCGTCGCCGGTCGCGATGCTGGCCGCACTCGCGGGGCTTGTGCTCGGTCACCTTGTCATGCGCGGGTTGTACGAACGAAAACTCGGCGGATATACCGGGGATTGCCTCGGGGCCGTGCAACAGACCAGCGAGGTGGGGTACTATCTCGGTGCCGTGGCGGTTCTGTAG
- the cobT gene encoding nicotinate-nucleotide--dimethylbenzimidazole phosphoribosyltransferase, whose protein sequence is MFHVPPVSHALDDAIQRAIDGKTKPPGALGVLETVGAQVARVQNTLTPRLRHCRLTIFAGDHGVAAEGVSLYPQAVTRQMVANFLAGGAAANVFARANGVDLQVVDAGVAGDPMEAPGLVSRRIAAGTRNCAVEPAMSPEQCEEALSAGEELGAAVAADAAAFGEMGIGNTSSATLVAHKLTGAGLDSLVGRGAGLDDAGLERKREVLERAARRTAARLDGQDALREYGGFEMAMMAGAMLGAARAGAVVLVDGFIAGAVALAAVRLTPALRDYLVFAHRSAEHGHGAVLLALEARPLLAFDMRLGEGTGALLAWPVLKCAAAMLSEMASFESAGVSGPV, encoded by the coding sequence GTGTTCCATGTCCCGCCCGTCTCCCACGCGCTCGACGACGCGATCCAGCGCGCCATCGACGGCAAGACCAAGCCCCCGGGCGCCCTGGGAGTCCTGGAGACCGTCGGCGCGCAGGTCGCGCGCGTTCAGAACACCCTGACTCCGAGGCTGCGCCACTGCCGCCTTACCATCTTCGCCGGCGACCACGGAGTCGCCGCGGAGGGTGTGTCTCTCTACCCGCAGGCCGTGACCCGTCAGATGGTGGCGAATTTCCTTGCCGGCGGCGCGGCCGCCAACGTGTTCGCACGCGCCAACGGCGTGGACCTGCAGGTCGTGGACGCCGGGGTCGCCGGCGACCCGATGGAGGCGCCGGGGCTCGTGTCCCGGCGCATCGCCGCGGGCACGCGCAACTGCGCGGTGGAGCCGGCCATGTCCCCGGAGCAATGCGAAGAAGCGCTGAGCGCGGGCGAGGAGCTCGGCGCCGCGGTGGCGGCGGACGCCGCGGCCTTCGGGGAGATGGGAATCGGCAACACCTCCTCGGCTACGCTGGTGGCCCACAAGCTTACGGGCGCGGGTTTGGACTCGCTCGTGGGGCGTGGAGCCGGCCTCGACGACGCCGGCCTGGAGCGAAAGCGTGAGGTCCTGGAACGCGCGGCCCGGCGCACCGCCGCGCGGCTCGACGGCCAGGACGCCTTGCGCGAATACGGCGGCTTCGAGATGGCCATGATGGCCGGAGCCATGCTGGGGGCGGCCCGTGCCGGGGCGGTGGTGTTGGTGGACGGTTTTATCGCCGGCGCGGTCGCGCTGGCCGCGGTGCGGTTGACGCCCGCGTTGCGGGACTACCTCGTCTTCGCCCACCGCTCCGCCGAGCACGGCCACGGTGCGGTGCTGCTGGCCTTGGAGGCGCGCCCATTGCTGGCCTTCGACATGCGCCTCGGTGAAGGCACCGGCGCGCTGCTCGCCTGGCCGGTGCTCAAGTGTGCGGCGGCCATGCTTTCGGAGATGGCGAGCTTCGAAAGCGCCGGCGTGAGCGGTCCGGTGTGA
- a CDS encoding cobalamin-independent methionine synthase II family protein produces MIIPTEPIGSIPRPGYLIDAMGAHGAGRLDDAGLAQAMDQAVAETVAAMEATGSPVITDGEQSKPSFATYPLAGLGALAPDGVVIPFEDGHTRQLPRLTAGPFRYTTYSGAYVTAAKRHASRPVKQAVIAPSAISLIYPQDGIDGYSRDAFIADLVNECEKDIRSAFEAGADSVQIDFTEGRLCCKLDPSRGLLKNFVALNNTVLERFSEADRGRIGVHTCPGGDQDSTHSADVDYAELLPDLFAINAGRFFVQMASEADRPRVLDIIARERRAGQMVFVGVTDPIDPGVESAEEVCERILEAAKHLGTDALGATDDCGFSPFGDDVSTARDTAFAKIRARVEGAKLAGERLG; encoded by the coding sequence ATGATCATTCCCACGGAACCCATCGGCAGCATTCCCCGGCCGGGCTATCTCATCGACGCCATGGGCGCGCACGGCGCCGGCCGGCTCGACGACGCGGGGCTGGCCCAGGCGATGGACCAGGCGGTGGCGGAGACGGTGGCGGCCATGGAGGCCACGGGGTCGCCGGTCATCACCGACGGCGAGCAGTCGAAGCCGAGCTTCGCCACCTATCCGCTGGCGGGGCTCGGAGCGCTCGCACCCGACGGGGTCGTGATCCCGTTCGAGGACGGACACACGCGGCAGCTCCCGCGCCTCACGGCGGGTCCGTTTCGCTACACGACCTATTCCGGAGCCTACGTGACCGCGGCGAAGCGGCATGCCAGCCGGCCGGTCAAGCAGGCGGTCATCGCGCCCTCCGCCATCAGCCTGATCTACCCCCAGGACGGCATCGACGGCTACTCGCGCGACGCCTTCATCGCCGACCTCGTGAACGAGTGCGAGAAGGACATCCGGTCGGCGTTCGAGGCTGGCGCGGACAGCGTCCAGATCGACTTCACCGAGGGACGGCTGTGCTGCAAGCTGGACCCGTCGCGCGGGTTGCTGAAGAACTTCGTGGCGCTCAACAACACGGTGCTGGAACGCTTCTCCGAGGCTGACCGTGGCCGCATCGGCGTGCATACGTGTCCGGGCGGCGACCAGGACTCCACGCATTCCGCGGACGTGGACTACGCCGAGTTGCTGCCGGACCTGTTCGCCATCAACGCCGGACGTTTCTTCGTGCAGATGGCCAGCGAAGCCGACCGCCCGCGCGTTCTCGACATCATCGCCCGCGAACGCCGCGCCGGCCAGATGGTGTTCGTCGGCGTCACCGATCCCATCGATCCGGGCGTCGAGAGCGCGGAAGAGGTCTGCGAGCGCATCCTGGAGGCGGCGAAGCACCTGGGGACGGACGCGCTCGGCGCCACCGACGACTGCGGCTTTTCTCCCTTTGGCGATGACGTCTCCACCGCGCGCGATACCGCTTTCGCCAAGATTCGCGCGCGGGTGGAGGGCGCGAAGCTGGCGGGAGAGCGGCTTGGATGA
- a CDS encoding ABC transporter substrate-binding protein, producing the protein MTILPGALVACLFLAACQPPPPAKSSGRRIVSLDYCADQFVLGLADRADILAVSPDAGAAFSYMRAAADGLPRVRPRAEDVLALKPGLVVRSYGGGPNARTFFERAGVPVLQIPFADDIAGARAVIRHAARGLGLPERGEALIAGMDARLRAARMPGPEAHALYMTPAGYSAGPGTLVHDVLTAAGLDNFQSRSGWQPIPLEALAYDTPALVARADFGEGTNHDDAWTSFRHPVVRRTLRAVPLAALDGATTSCGGWFVADAVAALATLRRGASTRAEP; encoded by the coding sequence ATGACGATATTGCCTGGCGCGTTGGTCGCATGCCTCTTTCTCGCCGCCTGCCAACCCCCACCCCCGGCCAAGTCGTCCGGCCGGCGCATCGTGAGCCTGGACTACTGCGCGGACCAGTTCGTGCTTGGACTCGCCGACCGCGCGGACATCCTGGCGGTCTCGCCCGACGCCGGGGCGGCCTTCTCATACATGCGCGCCGCCGCCGATGGGTTGCCCAGGGTTCGTCCACGGGCTGAAGACGTGCTGGCACTCAAGCCGGGCCTCGTGGTGCGCTCGTACGGCGGCGGCCCCAACGCGCGGACATTCTTCGAGCGGGCCGGCGTGCCGGTGTTGCAGATCCCGTTCGCGGACGACATCGCCGGCGCGCGGGCGGTGATCCGCCACGCCGCCCGGGGGCTCGGGTTGCCGGAACGAGGCGAAGCCTTGATCGCCGGGATGGACGCGCGGCTGCGCGCGGCGCGCATGCCCGGCCCGGAAGCGCACGCGTTGTACATGACGCCCGCCGGCTATTCGGCAGGCCCCGGCACTCTCGTGCACGACGTTCTGACCGCCGCGGGTCTCGATAACTTCCAATCACGGTCGGGCTGGCAGCCGATTCCACTGGAAGCCTTGGCCTACGACACCCCGGCACTCGTGGCCCGGGCCGACTTCGGCGAGGGCACCAACCACGACGACGCCTGGACCTCGTTCCGTCATCCCGTGGTCCGGCGCACCCTACGCGCCGTTCCCCTCGCTGCCCTGGACGGCGCCACCACATCGTGCGGCGGCTGGTTCGTGGCCGACGCCGTCGCGGCATTGGCGACCCTCCGCCGCGGGGCGTCGACGCGGGCCGAGCCGTGA
- a CDS encoding iron ABC transporter permease has protein sequence MTDRGVLLVLAAAVLTALAAACLVGSTSLGVDRILAALAGGGSVGDRVVVWEIRLPRAVAALVVGAALGASGAALQGLLRNPLAEPGVLGVSAAAALGATSVIYYGIASAGALALPMAAVAGALAATAVLTAAARRVGSVVTLILVGVGLSSFAGSLTALLMNLAPHPFSLSDMLNWMLGTVANRSFDDLLPAAPFLVAGLAILFAGRRGLSALTLGEEGAAGVGVDLPRTRRLVVLGAGLATGAAVAIAGAIGFVGIVAPHLVRPLVNHDPARTLAPSALLAGLILVLADIGVRVAPTDAELKLGVVAALLGAPVFIWIAARRRVTRG, from the coding sequence GTGACGGACCGGGGCGTGCTCCTGGTGCTGGCGGCAGCGGTCCTCACGGCTCTGGCCGCGGCGTGCCTGGTGGGTTCCACATCACTGGGAGTGGACCGCATTCTTGCCGCCCTGGCGGGAGGAGGATCGGTCGGGGACCGCGTCGTGGTGTGGGAGATCCGGCTGCCGCGAGCGGTGGCGGCGCTGGTGGTGGGCGCCGCGCTGGGTGCGTCGGGCGCGGCGCTGCAAGGGCTTCTGCGCAATCCCTTGGCCGAGCCGGGCGTCCTGGGCGTCTCCGCCGCCGCCGCCCTCGGCGCCACTTCGGTGATCTACTACGGGATCGCCAGCGCCGGCGCGCTCGCGTTGCCCATGGCCGCCGTCGCGGGCGCGTTGGCCGCCACCGCCGTTCTGACGGCGGCGGCCCGGAGAGTGGGTTCGGTGGTGACGCTCATCCTCGTGGGGGTCGGGCTGTCGAGCTTTGCCGGTTCGCTGACGGCGCTGCTGATGAATCTGGCGCCGCACCCGTTCTCCCTGTCGGACATGCTGAACTGGATGCTCGGGACGGTCGCCAACCGGAGCTTCGACGACCTGCTGCCCGCGGCCCCGTTCCTGGTGGCGGGCCTGGCGATCCTCTTCGCCGGGCGGCGCGGACTCTCCGCCTTGACCCTGGGCGAGGAGGGCGCGGCGGGCGTGGGTGTCGACCTTCCTCGCACCCGCCGGCTGGTGGTGCTGGGCGCGGGTCTCGCCACCGGTGCGGCGGTGGCCATCGCCGGCGCCATCGGCTTCGTCGGCATCGTGGCGCCGCACCTCGTGCGGCCCCTGGTGAACCACGACCCGGCCCGTACCCTGGCGCCGTCGGCCTTGCTGGCGGGCCTGATCCTGGTATTGGCCGACATCGGCGTTCGGGTGGCGCCGACGGACGCCGAGTTGAAGCTCGGGGTGGTGGCGGCGCTCCTGGGCGCACCGGTGTTCATCTGGATCGCCGCGAGAAGGCGGGTGACCCGTGGCTGA
- a CDS encoding ABC transporter ATP-binding protein produces MAELCARDIEVTLGQHDVLRGASLRVMPGELVVLLGPNGAGKTMLLRAVLGLVNRRRGSVRLDGDDPALLAPAERARRLSYLPQSRSLAWPLRVRDMVALGRFAHGASPGRLGNEDAGAVERALAACDLQRLADRPCDTLSGGELCRAHMARAMAGEAPILLADEPTEALDPLHQYQVLSLIRAYTDAGNGALVVLHEAALAARFADRLAWMRDGRIVADGPPAQTLTAERMAEVYEVRATVRRIADDWLVAVSGPA; encoded by the coding sequence GTGGCTGAGCTGTGCGCGCGCGACATCGAAGTGACCCTGGGACAGCATGACGTCTTGCGCGGCGCGTCGCTGCGGGTGATGCCGGGGGAGCTCGTGGTGCTGCTTGGTCCCAACGGGGCCGGCAAGACCATGCTGCTGAGAGCCGTGCTCGGCCTCGTGAACCGCCGCCGGGGCAGCGTCCGGCTGGACGGCGACGACCCGGCCCTTCTCGCCCCCGCCGAGCGCGCCCGCCGCCTCTCCTATCTGCCGCAGTCCCGGTCGCTGGCCTGGCCCCTGCGGGTGCGCGACATGGTGGCCCTGGGGCGCTTCGCCCATGGCGCCTCGCCCGGACGGCTGGGGAACGAAGACGCCGGCGCCGTGGAACGCGCGCTGGCCGCCTGTGACCTCCAACGGCTCGCCGACCGGCCGTGCGATACCCTTTCGGGCGGGGAGCTGTGCCGCGCCCACATGGCCCGTGCCATGGCGGGGGAAGCGCCCATTCTCCTCGCCGACGAGCCCACCGAGGCCCTGGACCCGCTCCACCAGTACCAGGTCCTGAGCCTGATCCGCGCCTACACGGACGCCGGCAACGGCGCCCTGGTGGTGTTGCACGAGGCCGCCCTGGCCGCGCGCTTCGCCGACCGGCTGGCGTGGATGCGCGACGGTCGCATCGTCGCGGACGGCCCACCGGCACAGACCCTCACGGCCGAGCGCATGGCCGAGGTCTACGAGGTGCGCGCCACGGTCCGGCGCATCGCGGACGACTGGCTGGTGGCGGTGAGCGGGCCGGCATGA